The following proteins come from a genomic window of Chloroflexota bacterium:
- a CDS encoding MFS transporter — MFNVIVLGLVSFLTDVSSEMVYPILPLYLTARLGASPGIVGIIEGIAESLASLLKVFSGYISDRLGKRKVLTMVGYGSSTVGKVLLYLSTSWLWVLAGRIVDRFGKGVRTAPRDALIADSTAADHRGAAFGLHRTLDTAGAATGVLLAYFFLTRYQGNFAAVFLWAVIPAVAAILILTLVRETKREGLSKGERPSLQWSTLPPRLKAFLLVVLAFTLGNSSNQFLLLRAKNVGFDAPTVLLLYLAYNIIFATVSLPAGRLSDRLGRKTLLVAGYVVYGLVYLGFALVKAPLQVWLLFAVYGLYMAFTEGVEKALVTDIAPQELRATMIGLHATVVGIGLLPASALAGLLWDWLGPQAPFYFGGLMGVIAAVGLAIVI, encoded by the coding sequence GTGTTCAATGTCATTGTGCTCGGCCTAGTGAGTTTTCTCACCGATGTCAGTTCCGAGATGGTTTACCCCATTCTTCCGCTCTACCTCACCGCGCGGCTCGGTGCCAGTCCGGGCATCGTCGGCATCATCGAGGGTATTGCTGAGAGTCTGGCTAGTCTGCTCAAGGTATTTTCCGGCTACATCTCTGACCGTTTGGGCAAGCGTAAGGTGCTCACTATGGTGGGCTACGGTTCCTCCACTGTGGGCAAGGTTCTGCTTTACCTCTCAACCTCGTGGCTCTGGGTATTGGCAGGACGTATTGTAGACCGCTTCGGTAAAGGCGTACGCACTGCACCGCGGGATGCACTTATCGCCGATAGCACCGCAGCGGATCACCGGGGGGCAGCCTTCGGATTGCACCGGACATTGGATACGGCGGGGGCCGCCACGGGGGTCTTGCTTGCCTATTTTTTCCTGACCCGCTACCAAGGGAACTTCGCTGCCGTCTTTCTATGGGCAGTTATCCCGGCCGTGGCGGCTATTTTGATCCTCACTTTAGTGCGCGAAACAAAACGGGAAGGGCTCTCCAAAGGGGAGAGGCCCTCGCTGCAATGGTCCACCTTGCCCCCACGACTCAAAGCGTTCTTACTCGTTGTCCTCGCTTTTACCCTGGGCAATTCATCCAACCAGTTTCTCCTTTTGCGAGCAAAGAATGTTGGCTTCGATGCGCCGACAGTACTTCTGCTATATCTGGCTTATAACATCATTTTTGCGACGGTCTCTCTCCCAGCGGGGCGGTTGTCAGATCGCCTTGGGCGCAAGACCTTGCTTGTGGCAGGTTATGTGGTCTACGGCTTAGTGTACCTTGGGTTCGCACTGGTGAAAGCTCCGCTTCAAGTCTGGCTTCTTTTCGCGGTCTACGGGTTGTATATGGCTTTCACCGAGGGGGTAGAGAAGGCATTAGTGACAGATATCGCGCCACAGGAACTACGAGCAACAATGATCGGCCTGCATGCAACAGTAGTGGGCATCGGATTGCTTCCAGCATCGGCGCTGGCTGGGTTACTTTGGGATTGGTTGGGGCCACAGGCGCCGTTCTACTTCGGCGGGTTGATGGGGGTAATAGCAGCAGTGGGATTGGCGATTGTAATCTAG